A window of Ruania suaedae contains these coding sequences:
- a CDS encoding extracellular solute-binding protein, with translation MSPSRLHRRSILLAAGTAAALTLAACSSGTDTGDSGGGGETTTVSVWHGFTEADGDVVNQLAEEFNASQDEFEISVEVNPWNVITDKLLPAVSAGNGPDLVVQPAAEGEGYANQGVFVPMDSFYENAENETETYYPHVVDYVTFDGAQYAVPMAYGPFSVWYNTEMFAEAGITEEDVPTTWEEWIDLAEELTVDENGDGEPEIYGLALPDADGTFLPTFLEAGGGAVYSDGEVTLDTPQNIETLQWWQDAYEGNWGPTNITLPEAVDLFKAGKAAMTVIGPWIITGAESVGLDIDVFEMPAGPEGVATQAAANYWWLTSQADEQTAAGAEAFLRYYNAHDSQVLWAQESYYPPNRTDITAEQIGDTPFVGTMIDHTENSYIRLYGVPGGLTDVNAELSTLNTTVTQGGDLAPATTETAESVADILSRFE, from the coding sequence ATGTCCCCTTCGAGACTGCACCGACGCAGCATCCTGCTCGCCGCCGGCACCGCGGCCGCCCTCACTCTCGCCGCCTGCTCCTCAGGCACCGACACGGGTGACTCCGGTGGCGGTGGCGAGACCACCACCGTCAGCGTCTGGCACGGCTTCACCGAGGCCGACGGCGACGTGGTCAACCAGCTCGCCGAGGAGTTCAACGCCTCCCAGGACGAGTTCGAGATCTCGGTGGAGGTCAACCCCTGGAACGTCATCACCGACAAGCTCCTGCCGGCCGTCTCCGCCGGCAACGGCCCCGACCTGGTGGTCCAGCCGGCCGCCGAGGGGGAGGGCTACGCCAACCAGGGTGTCTTCGTGCCGATGGACTCCTTCTACGAGAACGCCGAGAACGAGACCGAGACCTACTACCCGCACGTGGTCGACTACGTGACCTTCGATGGCGCCCAGTACGCCGTCCCGATGGCGTACGGTCCGTTCTCGGTCTGGTACAACACCGAGATGTTCGCCGAGGCGGGCATCACCGAGGAGGACGTACCCACCACGTGGGAGGAGTGGATCGACCTCGCCGAGGAGCTCACCGTGGACGAGAACGGTGACGGCGAACCGGAGATCTACGGCCTGGCCCTGCCCGACGCCGACGGCACCTTCCTGCCGACCTTCCTCGAGGCCGGTGGCGGCGCCGTCTACAGCGACGGTGAGGTCACACTCGACACCCCGCAGAACATCGAGACCCTGCAGTGGTGGCAGGACGCCTACGAGGGCAACTGGGGCCCGACGAACATCACTCTCCCGGAGGCGGTCGACCTGTTCAAGGCCGGTAAGGCCGCGATGACCGTCATCGGCCCGTGGATCATCACCGGAGCCGAGAGTGTGGGCCTGGACATCGACGTCTTCGAGATGCCGGCCGGCCCCGAGGGTGTGGCCACCCAGGCAGCGGCCAACTACTGGTGGCTCACCTCCCAGGCCGACGAGCAGACCGCGGCCGGCGCGGAGGCGTTCCTGCGCTACTACAACGCCCACGACTCCCAGGTGCTGTGGGCGCAGGAGTCCTACTACCCGCCCAACCGCACCGACATCACCGCTGAGCAGATCGGTGACACCCCGTTCGTCGGCACGATGATCGACCACACGGAGAACTCCTACATCCGGCTCTACGGGGTCCCGGGCGGGCTGACGGACGTCAACGCCGAGCTGTCCACGCTCAACACCACCGTCACCCAGGGCGGCGACCTGGCGCCGGCGACCACCGAGACGGCGGAGTCGGTCGCCGACATCCTCTCCCGGTTCGAGTGA
- a CDS encoding LacI family DNA-binding transcriptional regulator: MPATMRDVAKLAGVSVKTVSNVVNNTYPYIRPETRAQVEAAMAELGYRLNVTARKLRTNRTGLIGLALPELRHHYFAELADDVIREAAKAGLKVIIEQVEPSEHVAVEHLVGSHTHLVDGAIVAPVGHGDVVSDSAPPGFPVVVLGDHRITDDVDQVYMANARGAELVVDHLISRGARRIVALGADRGAEVGAEGERTRGYLESLERHGIDVDDRLIQATDGWSKAAGAAAIRDLSTRGVRFDAVFGFNDTLALGALTEVLRSGRRVPEDVQVMGFDNIDDAQYSVPALSTVDVDRAQLAELAVGMIVRRLRSIHGAEAAAGNGTAESGTERWSIEVPATLVLRESTR, from the coding sequence ATGCCCGCCACAATGCGCGACGTCGCCAAACTCGCCGGGGTGTCGGTGAAGACGGTCTCGAACGTCGTCAACAACACCTACCCCTACATCCGGCCCGAGACGCGGGCGCAGGTGGAGGCTGCCATGGCCGAGCTGGGGTACCGGCTCAACGTCACGGCGCGCAAGCTCCGGACCAACCGGACGGGCCTGATCGGCCTCGCACTGCCGGAGCTTCGGCACCACTATTTCGCCGAGCTCGCTGACGATGTCATCCGCGAGGCCGCGAAAGCCGGTCTCAAGGTGATCATCGAGCAGGTCGAGCCCTCCGAGCATGTGGCCGTGGAACACCTGGTGGGATCGCACACCCACCTGGTGGACGGCGCGATCGTGGCTCCGGTCGGACACGGCGACGTGGTCTCCGACTCGGCGCCGCCGGGGTTTCCCGTGGTGGTGCTCGGGGACCATCGCATCACGGACGACGTCGATCAGGTGTACATGGCGAACGCGCGCGGGGCGGAGCTCGTGGTCGACCACCTCATCTCGCGCGGAGCACGAAGGATCGTCGCCCTGGGCGCCGATCGCGGCGCTGAGGTGGGAGCCGAGGGTGAGCGCACTCGTGGCTACCTCGAGTCGCTGGAGCGCCACGGGATCGACGTCGACGACCGGCTCATCCAGGCCACCGACGGCTGGAGCAAGGCGGCCGGCGCCGCTGCCATCCGGGATCTGAGCACGCGCGGTGTCCGCTTCGATGCGGTGTTCGGTTTCAACGACACCCTCGCTCTCGGTGCCCTGACCGAGGTGCTCCGCAGCGGGCGACGGGTGCCGGAGGACGTGCAGGTGATGGGCTTCGACAACATCGACGACGCCCAGTACAGCGTTCCCGCCCTGAGCACGGTCGACGTCGATCGCGCCCAGCTGGCGGAACTGGCGGTCGGCATGATCGTGCGGAGGTTGCGGAGCATCCACGGCGCCGAGGCTGCTGCTGGGAACGGGACGGCTGAATCGGGGACCGAACGGTGGTCGATCGAGGTGCCGGCGACGTTGGTGCTCCGCGAATCCACCCGGTAG
- the araA gene encoding L-arabinose isomerase, with protein sequence MDNPFAGREIWFLTGSQDLYGDETLQQVAEQSQEVARHLEESSEVPVRIVWKPVLKDTASIRRAALEANADDNCVGVITWMHTFSPAKMWITGLDALRTPLLHLHTQAGMELPWSDIDMDFMNLNQAAHGDREFGYIATRLGVARKIVVGHASTPDVQAQVGTWARAAVGWAALSGMKLARFGDNMRNVAVTEGDKTEAELRFGVSVNTWGVNDLVAVVDAVEDSVVDSLIEEYLDAYDVADELRPGGERHESLRYGARQEAGMRSFLESGGFAAFTTNFEDLGGLRQLPGLAVQRLMAAGYGFGAEGDWKTAILVRLAKVMGHGLPGGASLMEDYTYELTPGQEKILGAHMLEICPSLTTSKPRLEIHPLGIGDREDPVRLVFDTDIGEGLVVALSDMRERFRLVANEVDIVGPDAELPNLPVARAVWVPRPDFTTSARAWLTAGGAHHTVLTTQVGTEVFEDFAEISRTELALIDASTTVRAFQRELRWNQMYYRMTAGA encoded by the coding sequence ATGGACAACCCCTTCGCAGGCCGCGAGATCTGGTTCCTCACCGGTAGCCAGGACCTCTACGGCGACGAGACCTTGCAGCAGGTGGCCGAGCAGTCCCAGGAGGTGGCCCGCCATCTGGAGGAGTCCTCCGAGGTGCCGGTGCGGATCGTGTGGAAGCCGGTGCTCAAGGACACCGCGTCCATCCGCCGGGCGGCGCTGGAGGCTAATGCTGACGACAACTGCGTCGGCGTGATCACCTGGATGCACACCTTCTCCCCGGCGAAGATGTGGATCACCGGCCTGGACGCGCTGCGCACCCCGCTGCTGCACCTGCACACGCAGGCCGGGATGGAGCTGCCGTGGTCGGACATCGACATGGACTTCATGAACCTGAACCAGGCCGCCCACGGCGACCGGGAGTTCGGCTACATCGCCACCCGCCTCGGGGTGGCGCGCAAGATCGTGGTGGGCCACGCCAGCACGCCCGACGTGCAGGCGCAGGTCGGCACCTGGGCGAGGGCCGCCGTCGGGTGGGCCGCCCTGAGCGGGATGAAGCTCGCCCGCTTCGGCGACAACATGCGCAATGTGGCCGTGACCGAGGGCGACAAGACCGAGGCCGAGCTGCGGTTCGGCGTCTCGGTGAACACCTGGGGCGTGAACGACCTGGTCGCAGTGGTGGACGCGGTCGAGGACTCCGTGGTCGATTCGTTGATCGAGGAGTACCTGGACGCCTACGACGTGGCCGACGAGCTCCGGCCCGGGGGCGAGCGGCACGAGTCCCTGCGCTACGGCGCCCGGCAGGAGGCCGGGATGCGCTCGTTCCTGGAGTCCGGGGGCTTCGCGGCGTTCACGACGAACTTCGAGGACCTGGGCGGGCTCCGGCAGTTGCCGGGGCTGGCCGTGCAGCGGTTGATGGCGGCCGGCTACGGCTTCGGTGCCGAGGGCGACTGGAAGACCGCGATCCTGGTGCGCCTGGCCAAGGTGATGGGCCACGGCCTGCCCGGTGGTGCCTCGCTGATGGAGGACTACACCTACGAGCTGACCCCGGGCCAGGAGAAGATTCTCGGGGCGCACATGCTCGAGATCTGCCCGTCGCTGACCACGTCCAAGCCGCGGCTGGAGATTCACCCGCTCGGTATCGGCGACCGGGAGGACCCGGTGCGGCTGGTGTTCGACACCGACATCGGCGAGGGACTGGTGGTGGCGCTGAGCGACATGCGCGAGCGGTTCCGGCTGGTGGCCAACGAGGTGGACATCGTGGGCCCCGACGCCGAGCTGCCGAACCTGCCGGTGGCGCGTGCGGTCTGGGTGCCGCGCCCGGACTTCACCACCTCCGCGCGGGCCTGGCTGACCGCCGGGGGCGCGCACCACACGGTGCTGACCACGCAGGTGGGCACCGAGGTGTTCGAGGACTTCGCCGAGATCTCCCGCACCGAGCTGGCGCTCATCGACGCCTCGACGACGGTGCGGGCCTTCCAGCGTGAGCTGCGGTGGAACCAGATGTACTACCGGATGACCGCGGGGGCCTGA
- a CDS encoding L-ribulose-5-phosphate 4-epimerase, which translates to MSESTPVLADMPAAVQAEVAATRERVARLHAELVRYELVIWTAGNVSERVRSSEVELFVIKPSGVSYDDLTPESMVVCTLDGTKIDDGTPDHLTPSSDTAAHAYVYRHMAEVGGVVHTHSTYATAWAARNEPIPCVITMMGDEFGGEIPVGPFALIGDDSIGQGIVETLRTSRSKAVLMANHGPFTIGTDAKDAVKAAVMCEDVARTVHIAQQLGGVQPIAAEHIDSLFDRYQNVYGQRAEGGKD; encoded by the coding sequence ATGAGTGAGAGCACACCTGTCCTCGCCGACATGCCCGCGGCCGTCCAGGCCGAGGTGGCCGCGACTCGCGAGCGCGTGGCCCGGCTGCACGCCGAGCTCGTGCGCTACGAGCTGGTCATCTGGACTGCCGGCAATGTCTCCGAGCGCGTGCGTTCCTCCGAGGTGGAGCTGTTCGTCATCAAGCCGTCCGGTGTCTCCTACGACGACCTGACGCCGGAGTCGATGGTGGTCTGCACCCTGGACGGCACCAAGATCGACGACGGCACCCCCGACCACCTCACGCCCTCCTCCGACACCGCCGCGCACGCCTACGTCTACCGGCACATGGCCGAGGTGGGCGGCGTGGTGCATACCCACTCCACCTACGCCACCGCGTGGGCCGCCCGGAACGAGCCCATCCCGTGCGTGATCACGATGATGGGTGATGAGTTCGGCGGGGAGATCCCGGTCGGCCCGTTCGCGCTGATCGGCGACGACTCCATCGGTCAGGGCATCGTGGAGACGCTGCGCACCAGCCGCTCCAAGGCGGTGCTGATGGCCAACCACGGGCCCTTCACCATCGGCACCGACGCCAAGGACGCCGTCAAGGCGGCCGTGATGTGCGAGGACGTCGCCCGCACCGTCCACATCGCCCAGCAGCTCGGCGGGGTGCAGCCCATCGCCGCCGAGCACATCGACTCCCTCTTCGATCGCTACCAGAACGTCTACGGCCAGCGCGCCGAGGGCGGGAAGGACTGA
- the araB gene encoding ribulokinase, whose amino-acid sequence MTEQDTYTIGVDFGTLSGRAVVVRTRDGAELGSAEHAYGHAVMDRTLTASATNADLPPEWALQVPADYVDVLREAVPRAVHEAGIDPGQVIGIATDFTACTMIPVGADGTPLCELEQFADRPHAYVKLWKHHAAQSHADRINAVARERGEAWLPRYGGLISSEWQFAKGLQLLEEDREIYDAMDHWVEAADWIVWQLGGSYARNACTVGYKGIHQDGAHPGEDFLTALNPDFGGFVRDKLEAPIAQLGDAVGRLTAEAAAWTGLPEGIAVAAGNVDAHVTLPAANAVDGGQLTLIMGTSTCHVVTSDELHEVPGMCGVVDGGVISGTYGYEAGQSGVGDIFGWFVSTGVPAEYTAEAQRRGISTHAYLTELAEKQPIGGHGLVALDWHGGNRSVLVDTELSGLILGQTLATRPEDIYRALLESTAFGTRTIIDAFTSSGVAINELVVAGGLLKNRFLMQMYADVTGLPLSTITSEQGPAVGSAIHAAVAAGAYPDVRTAAASMGHRVVGAYQPDPEATAAYDALFTEYTRLHDYFGRGENDVMKRLKTIRRQAWEASNAAETAAPALTVPEELA is encoded by the coding sequence ATGACTGAGCAGGACACCTACACCATCGGTGTGGACTTCGGCACGCTCTCCGGCCGGGCGGTCGTCGTCCGCACCCGTGACGGCGCCGAGCTCGGCAGTGCCGAGCACGCCTACGGCCACGCCGTGATGGACCGCACCCTCACCGCCTCCGCGACGAACGCCGACCTGCCCCCCGAGTGGGCGCTGCAGGTTCCCGCGGACTATGTCGACGTCCTGCGCGAGGCCGTGCCGCGCGCCGTGCATGAGGCCGGCATCGACCCGGGCCAAGTCATCGGCATCGCCACCGACTTCACCGCCTGCACGATGATCCCGGTGGGCGCGGACGGGACGCCGCTGTGCGAGCTGGAGCAGTTCGCCGATCGTCCGCACGCCTACGTCAAGCTGTGGAAGCACCACGCGGCGCAGTCGCATGCCGACCGCATCAACGCCGTAGCCCGTGAGCGGGGCGAGGCCTGGCTGCCGCGCTACGGCGGCCTCATCTCCTCCGAGTGGCAGTTCGCCAAGGGGCTGCAGCTGCTCGAGGAGGACCGTGAGATCTACGACGCCATGGACCACTGGGTCGAGGCTGCGGACTGGATCGTCTGGCAGCTCGGCGGCTCCTACGCGCGCAATGCCTGCACCGTCGGATACAAGGGCATCCATCAGGACGGCGCCCACCCGGGCGAGGACTTCCTGACCGCGCTCAACCCCGATTTCGGCGGGTTCGTGCGCGACAAGCTGGAGGCTCCGATCGCCCAGCTGGGGGACGCCGTCGGGCGCCTCACGGCCGAGGCGGCCGCCTGGACGGGGTTGCCGGAGGGCATCGCCGTGGCTGCGGGGAACGTGGACGCCCACGTCACCCTGCCGGCCGCGAACGCCGTCGACGGCGGCCAGCTCACCCTGATCATGGGCACCTCCACCTGCCATGTGGTCACCAGCGACGAGCTGCACGAGGTGCCCGGCATGTGCGGGGTGGTCGACGGCGGCGTCATCTCCGGCACCTACGGCTACGAGGCCGGGCAGAGCGGCGTCGGGGACATCTTCGGCTGGTTCGTCTCCACCGGGGTGCCCGCCGAGTACACGGCCGAGGCGCAGCGCCGGGGAATCTCCACCCATGCCTACCTCACCGAGCTCGCCGAGAAGCAGCCCATCGGCGGCCACGGGCTGGTGGCACTGGACTGGCACGGAGGCAACCGGTCGGTGCTGGTGGACACCGAGCTCTCCGGCCTGATCCTCGGCCAGACGCTGGCCACCCGCCCCGAGGACATCTACCGGGCGCTACTGGAGTCGACGGCCTTCGGCACCCGCACCATCATCGACGCGTTCACCTCCTCCGGGGTGGCGATCAACGAGCTCGTCGTGGCCGGCGGGCTGCTGAAGAACCGCTTCCTGATGCAGATGTATGCCGATGTGACCGGCCTGCCGCTGAGCACCATCACCTCCGAGCAGGGTCCTGCGGTGGGATCGGCCATCCACGCGGCCGTGGCCGCGGGCGCCTACCCGGACGTGCGTACCGCTGCTGCCTCGATGGGCCACCGCGTGGTGGGCGCCTACCAGCCGGACCCCGAGGCCACCGCTGCCTACGACGCGCTCTTCACCGAGTACACCCGCCTGCACGACTACTTCGGCCGCGGCGAGAACGACGTGATGAAGCGGCTCAAGACCATCCGCCGCCAGGCCTGGGAGGCGAGCAACGCCGCCGAGACCGCCGCACCGGCCCTGACCGTTCCGGAGGAGCTCGCATGA
- a CDS encoding LacI family DNA-binding transcriptional regulator: MSDVARVAGVSHQTVSRVLNDHPNVRPQTRERVLAAIAELGYRRNSAARALVTRRSATIGIVTSGSLHFGPATTLAVLEQSARGAGYFVSVATATDPTAEAMTAIFGSFMDQSVEGIVVIAPDERFAGAARAASAHVPVLLLAAMGAAEGDPPILSVDQAGGARLLARHLLELGHRDLVHITGPPEWFDAISRRAAWHDELAAAGVRARPDIPGDWTAATGYAAARALVGDLPEAVFAANDQTALGVLHAFADAGVRVPQEVSVVGYDDVEGADHFIPPLTTVRQDFSALGREAMDVLIRAMRGEAVAPARVAPELRVRASTGPARTVAG; this comes from the coding sequence ATGAGTGACGTCGCTCGCGTGGCCGGGGTCTCCCACCAGACGGTCTCGCGCGTGCTCAACGATCATCCCAACGTGCGCCCACAGACCCGCGAGCGGGTGCTGGCCGCGATCGCCGAGCTGGGGTATCGCCGCAACAGCGCCGCCCGCGCGCTGGTCACCCGCCGCTCGGCCACGATCGGCATCGTCACGAGTGGCTCGTTGCACTTCGGCCCCGCCACCACGCTTGCGGTGCTCGAGCAGTCCGCGCGTGGCGCGGGGTACTTCGTCAGCGTCGCCACCGCGACCGATCCCACGGCCGAGGCGATGACGGCGATCTTCGGCTCCTTCATGGATCAGTCGGTCGAGGGCATCGTGGTGATCGCCCCGGACGAGCGGTTCGCCGGGGCGGCCCGGGCCGCCTCCGCGCACGTCCCCGTGCTGCTGCTGGCGGCGATGGGTGCCGCCGAGGGCGATCCGCCCATCCTCTCGGTGGACCAGGCCGGCGGTGCCCGGCTGCTCGCGCGCCACCTGCTCGAGCTCGGGCACCGGGATCTGGTGCACATCACCGGCCCGCCGGAGTGGTTCGATGCCATCTCCCGGCGGGCTGCCTGGCACGACGAGCTCGCTGCCGCCGGTGTGCGGGCCCGACCGGACATCCCCGGTGACTGGACCGCTGCCACCGGCTACGCCGCCGCCCGGGCGCTGGTGGGGGATCTGCCCGAGGCCGTCTTCGCGGCCAATGACCAGACCGCACTGGGGGTCCTGCACGCCTTCGCCGATGCCGGCGTGCGGGTGCCGCAGGAGGTCTCGGTGGTGGGTTACGACGACGTCGAGGGCGCCGACCACTTCATCCCGCCGCTGACCACCGTGCGCCAGGACTTCTCGGCCCTCGGGCGCGAGGCGATGGACGTCCTCATCCGGGCGATGCGGGGGGAGGCGGTGGCGCCTGCGCGGGTGGCACCCGAACTCCGGGTCCGCGCGAGCACGGGGCCGGCCCGCACCGTCGCGGGCTGA
- a CDS encoding glutaredoxin domain-containing protein: MRSRILWLALVLLMATMAGFIVADISWWLMIPVVTLVAVYGWWTYPGRGAGTTHAVATELTRADPARRVVIYWRPGCPYCSGLRRRLGQARSEAIWVNIWADPEAAAYVRSVNSGNETVPTVVIDGEAFTNPDPAPVRAALTTAA; this comes from the coding sequence ATGCGCTCGCGGATCCTGTGGCTCGCCCTCGTCCTCCTGATGGCCACGATGGCCGGGTTCATCGTGGCCGACATCTCCTGGTGGCTGATGATCCCCGTGGTGACCTTGGTCGCCGTCTACGGCTGGTGGACCTACCCCGGCCGCGGTGCCGGCACCACGCACGCGGTCGCCACCGAGCTCACCCGGGCCGATCCGGCCCGCCGGGTGGTCATCTACTGGCGGCCCGGCTGCCCCTACTGCTCCGGGCTTCGCCGCCGGCTCGGACAGGCACGCTCGGAGGCGATCTGGGTCAACATCTGGGCCGATCCCGAGGCGGCCGCCTACGTCCGGTCCGTCAACAGCGGCAACGAGACCGTGCCCACCGTCGTGATCGACGGCGAGGCCTTCACCAACCCCGATCCCGCTCCCGTGCGCGCAGCCCTCACCACGGCCGCGTAG
- a CDS encoding SRPBCC family protein, whose product MPVTDVQKDMDSRTITITADFAAPPEQVWGIYADPRKLEQVWGPPTHPATFVDHSLTPGARVTYYMTGPDGEKFGGWWEIDEVDEPHSFTFRDGFADADLNPVDTAPVSENVYRFAATDGGTRAVYTSTYASAEALQQVLDMGVEEGATLAINQIDAYLAAA is encoded by the coding sequence ATGCCTGTCACCGACGTCCAGAAGGACATGGACAGCCGCACCATCACCATCACCGCCGACTTCGCGGCGCCGCCCGAGCAGGTCTGGGGCATCTACGCCGACCCGCGCAAGCTCGAGCAGGTGTGGGGCCCGCCGACGCACCCGGCGACGTTCGTGGACCACTCCCTCACCCCCGGTGCGCGAGTGACCTACTACATGACCGGGCCGGACGGGGAGAAGTTCGGCGGCTGGTGGGAGATCGACGAGGTCGACGAGCCGCACTCGTTCACGTTCCGGGACGGCTTCGCCGACGCCGACCTCAACCCCGTCGACACCGCTCCCGTCTCGGAGAACGTCTACCGCTTCGCCGCGACCGACGGCGGCACGCGCGCCGTCTACACCAGCACCTACGCCTCGGCCGAGGCGCTGCAGCAGGTCCTCGACATGGGCGTGGAGGAAGGCGCCACGCTGGCGATCAACCAGATCGACGCCTACCTCGCCGCCGCCTGA
- a CDS encoding ArsR/SmtB family transcription factor: MTGSADEDRADALFHALADRTRRDIVRRVLAGEHSVSALAHKYDMSFAAVQKHVAVLERAGLLSKRRVGREALATGDIDAVRSVGSMLSEIEQIWRGRISRMDELLATDHRTGTTPDLSADPTKEH, from the coding sequence ATGACCGGGAGTGCGGACGAGGACAGGGCAGATGCCCTCTTCCATGCGCTGGCCGACCGGACCCGCCGCGACATCGTGCGTCGCGTGCTGGCCGGGGAGCACTCGGTCTCGGCGCTGGCTCACAAGTACGACATGAGCTTCGCCGCGGTTCAGAAGCACGTGGCCGTGCTCGAGCGAGCCGGCCTCCTCAGCAAGCGCCGTGTCGGTCGCGAGGCGCTCGCGACCGGCGACATCGACGCGGTCCGCTCCGTCGGTTCCATGCTCTCCGAGATCGAGCAGATCTGGCGCGGCCGCATCTCCCGGATGGACGAGCTGCTCGCCACCGACCACCGGACCGGCACCACCCCCGATCTCAGCGCCGATCCCACCAAGGAGCACTGA